The genomic DNA TTTTTGGTGTCCTGCAGCGTATAGCGGTCGTTTATTTGATCACGTCCATCATATTTCTGCATACGACGTGGAAACAGCAGGTAGGCATTGGCGCCGTGATGTTGCTCGGTTATTGGTTAATAATGACCACGATCCCTGTTCCGGGCTGCGAAGTGACGAGCATCGGCGACAAGGCGTGCAATCTCGCCGCGTATCTAGATCGCCTGATCCTGACTGAAAACCACATCTGGCGGGGCGGAAAGGTCTTTGATCCCGAAGGGATTCTCTCAACGATCCCTGCGATCGTGACGTGCATATCGGGAGTACTGACCGGAAAGTGGCTTATTCGAAATACTGAATTCAGAATACAGAATGATGAATCGCAGCCTCCGAATTCATCATTCATCATGCAGCATTCTGCACTGAATAAGGCCAGCGGAATGTTTTTCTTTGGCCTTGCTCTGCTAGCTCTCGGCCTTATCTGGAACAGCTATTTCCCAATGAACAAGGCACTGTGGACGAGTTCATACGTCCTCGCGACATCTGGATTAGCATTACTCGTGCTCGGGTTCTGTTATTGGCTGATAGATATTCAAGGTTACAAAAAATGGGCTCAGCCCTTTGTTATCTTCGGTGTCAATGCTCTGCCGCTTTTCGTGTTCACCGGCTTCTTCGCCCGAATGATCGCTGCCTATCGCGTCACCGGCCCCGAAGGCACGCCGATTTCGCTCGGCCGGTGGACAATGAATAACATCTATCTCCCAATTTTCAATCCGATCGATGCGTCTCTCGCCTATGCCATCAGCTTTATTTTGCTTTGGCTTTTCCTGATGTGGCTTTTATATCGAAAGCAGATCTACATAAGAGTTTAGGAGGAATTGGCGGCAAAAAGGCGCAAAAAACGCAAAAGAAGACCATTTCTACTTTTGCGTTATTTGCGCCTTTTTGCGGCTATTGCATTCTTACCCTGCGGCTGCAACGACCTTTTCGGCGGCGTCCTGCATGCCTTCGGCGGTTTGGATGCCGATGCCTGATTCTCGTAGGACGCGGCGGCCTTCTTCAACGTTGGTGCCTTCGAGGCGGGCGACGATAGGTATCGTCATCCCCAGGTTCTTGTAGGCTGCGACGACGCCGTTGGCGACCATATCGCAGCGGACAATTCCGCCGAAAATGTTGATCAGCACGGCTTTTACATTCTTATCGGCGAGCAGGATCTTGAATGCCTGTTCGACTCGTTCCTGACTGGCACCGCCGCCTACGTCGAGGAAGTTGGCAGGCTCACCGCCTGCTAGCTTGATAATATCCATTGTCGCCATTGCCAGGCCGGCTCCGTTGACCATGCAGCCGATATTACCGTCGAGCTTGATGTAATTCAGGTCGTATTTTGAAGCTTCGATCTCGAGCGGTTCTTCCTCGTCGAGGTCCCGGAGCTCGATGAAATCCTTATGCCGAAACATAGCGTTATCATCAAAGGTCACCTTGGCATCGAGAGCGATCAGGCGGTTGTCTTTGGTCAAAAGGAAAGGATTGATCTCGACCAAAGACGCGTCGATCTTCTCGTACGCATCGTAGAGCGAGAGCATGAATTTCGTAGCCTGGCCGATCAATTCCGCCGGAATGCCGAGGCCGAAAGCGAGCTTGCGTGCCTGAAATCCACGAAGCCCGACGGCCGGATCGATCGTTTCCTTGAGGATCAATTCGGGAGTTTCTTCGGCGACCTTTTCGATGTCCATTCCGCCGGCGGACGACGCCATAAAGACGTTTCGGCCTGTTACGCGGTCGAGCGTGATACCTAAATAGAACTCGCGGTCGATCGGCAATCCTTCTTCGATGAGGAGCGTCTTGACGATACGGCCCTCAGGTCCCGTCTGATGCGTTATGAGGGTCATGCCGAGGATCTGAGATGCCATTTCGCGGGCCTCAGCGGGCGATCTGGCGATCTTTACGCCGCCGCCCTTGCCTCGCCCTCCGGCGTGGATCTGAGCCTTAACAACAACAACGTCGGTGCCGAGTTCACGTGCGGCCGCTTCGGCTTCGTCCGGCGTGCGGGCGACAATGCCGCGGGGAACAGGAACGCCGTATTCTTTGAGGATGGCTTTGCCTTGATATTCGTGGATTTTCATAGGTGTTTGAAATAAAGAGTTTAGCGTCCATACACGCAAAAATCAAAGACGGCTCCGCAGCCGTCTTTGATCCCAATTTTGAACGCGTCTATTTCTTATAAACGACGCCGTCAATGGTCATTTCGCCATTTTAGGGTGCCTTGTCGATCTTCATCGGCGAGCCCATGCCCAACATGGCGATCCTGAGCGTCTTTTCTTTTTCGCTCACTAGGGCCTTGCCTCCGGTGACGGACGTCCCGCCGATCTTATAATCGGCACTGCCGTCGGAGCGAATGGTGATCGACGAGCCGTCTTTCGATGTCCAGGCTCCGACGAATTCGGGCCCGGCCTGTTTCTCGTCCGCAGCGGCACTGCTGCCGCCGCACGCGAGTCCGACAAGTAAGAGAGCACAAAGTGCAAATGTGACAGTAATAACGTTTCGTTTCATATTTTCTCCTTAGTTGTTAAGTTCTCAGCCTTTACGCCAGGGTTTTAGCAGCGTCGCCCAACTTTCGGCGGTACGCGTGAATTCTGATTCGCAGCGTTCGGCTCGAGCCTTGGGCAGATATCCGTCGGTCACGATGTTCGAATACTTCGACGGATTTGATCCGTAGATCATACATAGCGAGTTGTAAAACCGCTGTTCCTGCAGCAGATGTTCGTCGGCGAGGTCGCTCTTGTCAGCAGTTCGTCGTTTCGACTCGATCTTGAACGAATCGGCCGCTGCGAGAACGGCCCTGACGCCGTCGTCGCCAAGCTCGGTCAGATTGATGAACGCCGAACAGCGATCCGCAGCATCCTCTTCGTTGCCGGTGATCGGCAGTTTGTACGTGTCGGTCAGAGCATGGCCTATCTCGTGCAGGAAGACAAACCTGACGGCGTCAAACATCTTATCGTATGCCTTATCATCGGCCATTCCGGTACCGCGGAATGTGTCGTAAAAATGCTCCATCAGCTCGTAACAGACGGTCACCGATGTATCGTTCGAATCATAAAACGCGTTCGCCTGGCCGCACTCTTCGGTCCGAAGCTCGAGGTCATACGGCAGGATCAGGTTCTTGTTGAGTTGGTCTGCGGCCTTTTCGAGTAAGCGTTCGGACTTGACCTGTTTATCGATCTCGACGTATTTCGAAGATTTGACCGCGATGTGATCGACCGTGAAATCGCCTTTGTCCTCCTTATCTCCGGCCGAAGTGTCGGGCGAGGACGAAGGTTTCTTGTCGCTGTTCGGTGTCGGCGTTGAGCCTGACGCCTTGTTTGCCGTCGTCCCCGGATCATTGGGCTGGTCGCGGTTCGAACGGCAGAAGCATGCCGTAACAAAAAATATTACGACTGCCACGATGATCAGATTTGTTAGGTTTCGGTGCATTATCCGTTGGTGATGTTTTGGATAAGAGGATTAGACAAGATTGTCGGTCGCGTGTCAATTATTATCCACTAATAATCGATTTTTGGGGGAAGACGAAACGTGTATTTTTTACCTCACCAACAATAGTGTGGTACGTACCACAATTAAATCAACAAAATTGGAGAAAATGCCGTAATGATGAGTTCTGCGACAGTTTTTAGGGGGCATGGCGACAATGTTTTAGGGGGCTTGCGACAGTAAAAAACGGGGTCAGCGACAATAAAAAAGACCCCGAGCGACAATCGCAGAACGGGTTCTAAAAACTGTCGCTGGCTGCCCGATCTGCTGTTGCTATCCAGGCACAACGAAAATCCCATCGCCCCCCAACATTCCCATCAAAATAAGGATCTCCACCATCCCATCGCAAGCCCACGTCGCACCCAGCCGCCAATCGCAGCGAATTTTCTAAAAGTTTTCGATAGCGGTGGTAGAATTTGGAAAGATCGACTTCGACTAAACAGGACTATGTAAAGAGAATCGCACGAAAGCGGGCCAAACCGCTGCTGATGTTCGACCCCGGTTGATTTTGTTAATACATACAGAATTTGCCGCTAAATCAATGATCCGTGATATATTTTTCGCTATGGCGGTTTGTGCTGACTGGCAAGCAATTCGGTCTTTTACATCGCAGTGTATCAGCACGCTTGTGGAGAACAGGGAGTAAAGAAAAATGAAAAGAGTAAATTTAGCAATAATCGCAACCATCATCGCCACATTTGTAGTTTCAATGTTCGCGTTTCAACCAACCACGACCGAAGAAAGCAATGGCGTTGTGCCAACTGCAACCCCTACCCCAAGGATCAAACGGGCTGCACGAAAAACACAATGGAACGAT from Acidobacteriota bacterium includes the following:
- a CDS encoding DUF1624 domain-containing protein produces the protein MIERTQRLVSLDVFRGMTIAGMVLVNNPGGSPVYWPLEHAEWHGLTPTDWIFPFFIFIVGVSIAISLGKRVGEKPDVSAYWRIGKRAISIYLLGAAISIVPFFQFQATDAPDPLKMLIWLAFTASLFFLLLRNFKIAAVLCVAALLGIAGMNLAGYNVVPYNYGTLRIFGVLQRIAVVYLITSIIFLHTTWKQQVGIGAVMLLGYWLIMTTIPVPGCEVTSIGDKACNLAAYLDRLILTENHIWRGGKVFDPEGILSTIPAIVTCISGVLTGKWLIRNTEFRIQNDESQPPNSSFIMQHSALNKASGMFFFGLALLALGLIWNSYFPMNKALWTSSYVLATSGLALLVLGFCYWLIDIQGYKKWAQPFVIFGVNALPLFVFTGFFARMIAAYRVTGPEGTPISLGRWTMNNIYLPIFNPIDASLAYAISFILLWLFLMWLLYRKQIYIRV
- the sucC gene encoding ADP-forming succinate--CoA ligase subunit beta is translated as MKIHEYQGKAILKEYGVPVPRGIVARTPDEAEAAARELGTDVVVVKAQIHAGGRGKGGGVKIARSPAEAREMASQILGMTLITHQTGPEGRIVKTLLIEEGLPIDREFYLGITLDRVTGRNVFMASSAGGMDIEKVAEETPELILKETIDPAVGLRGFQARKLAFGLGIPAELIGQATKFMLSLYDAYEKIDASLVEINPFLLTKDNRLIALDAKVTFDDNAMFRHKDFIELRDLDEEEPLEIEASKYDLNYIKLDGNIGCMVNGAGLAMATMDIIKLAGGEPANFLDVGGGASQERVEQAFKILLADKNVKAVLINIFGGIVRCDMVANGVVAAYKNLGMTIPIVARLEGTNVEEGRRVLRESGIGIQTAEGMQDAAEKVVAAAG